The following proteins come from a genomic window of Synechococcus sp. BIOS-E4-1:
- a CDS encoding translocation/assembly module TamB domain-containing protein, producing MRRNRLVLSVLGGSLIGGGALWFAADRYAASLFQRVRPGIEAQISRPLGHPVSIGRYRGLGLQGIALGPVQVGKGPLDQSTAEIQRITIGLDPLATVQRLRPVLQVRVRGAHLELRRNDKGAYWVPGPFPKQGDPPRVDLKVRFSNPARIRIAPAGLSFTAAGWSGIRLDEHRADGVLKFVLPERGRITVKARGRWVRPEFELTTRLERIQLARYQGLLPSKLPLQMRGQLGGDLRLGWSRGQANCSGGVSLQRAEFSGQAMEHTLESPQLRVSCRGDVLKVTNSRWTYGPYRASLGGGVRLNRSFDLKGALKELDQNRNLAFQLNGDWYQPKLRINGIWALPDTIPVDGPLRLGAQLSADWRDSKNWSATLDGLDLKAPGLDVKAKGALHPQLNVATQRLDLAGPAWKRLPLVPSLLGTAAPLKGELRLTGASSKPELSLAMAQANNPLLQAWSLQAGWTAQSGLLKLEQFRSPDLTARARMPLSLGAGGLKTGLLEADLRLESYPLKRLGPLLGTEMDGTIAASGRVQGPLDALRPDLRLAVNHPQAGAVRLMEDWSGTFLGRSGGGGVLSMASVGAVIAGSLEARLGANWLPSEVMLRRRKGDLQLRGTPAAYQWTANDLTVDGLELALPPRQRWEGVYGRLSGEGTLGLQPLAMTGDLSIKRPGIMGLQLQQILLTGRYSDRRYAITGELLPPDTGQITVDAEGRFDGPFKGEAVARGLSARWLSNSALSLPRLNQDAPLEQGSAADLGTLLVNTFGGILDGQLQALRDARKALLQARQENRDREPFRLEDLRGQVDAVIDLTGPRISRLNLDLNARGHLWIEGDDADYALQVKPFTARIEGPLQGGEGQFSFAHLPFSLLALVAPVPRSLMGALGMSGTYRLDGSKAAISSELVLEDARLGPNPIALKRGQVLLSDQALKLDLALVSETSTEPVTVTGRIPFAADQPLDVRIVSLGDGLKFLTGLTNDTVSWEKGDADLRLLLGGTLRAPKANGYIVIKEAAFKAQGQSLAKVNGSMVFDFDRLEVQSLKGRFGSGGQLEGSGALALLRPNPEPKPLRIQLEKARLKLPNADVNVGADLMITGAVVNPQIGGILEVSDGAIRPGRSVLSRVRNPLAQKTDSTKAFSTEAASVDELLEEKWDFKEPLVLRGADVEAETSRSIKASLPKLPFIGFRDLRVTLGPKLRVEMQPWYNFTTAGLLNLNGALDPSLELRGVVQLLSGRVTMFTTTFNLDRAAPNVAVFTPSLGLIPYVDIAMVTRVSDNVTINDDDNAFSKSIFDTNGLGNLGAGGELRLIKVMLSASGPADRLSQSIRLRSTPSLPQPQLLALIGGNSLAGLSGAGAGAALAAVLGQSLLSPVLGTLSDSFSQRLQFALYPTYVSTIVQNEKDRVSGQVPPQLALVTEVGVAITERFDFSVLAAPNRNDIPSQGTVTYQINPNLSLSGSVDSQGTWQSQLQLFMRF from the coding sequence ATGCGGCGTAACAGGCTCGTTCTGTCTGTTCTCGGAGGATCCCTCATCGGTGGGGGCGCGCTCTGGTTCGCGGCCGATCGCTACGCTGCTTCACTTTTTCAGCGTGTGCGTCCAGGGATCGAGGCTCAGATTTCCAGGCCCCTCGGTCATCCCGTCAGCATCGGTCGCTATCGCGGCCTGGGTCTGCAGGGAATCGCTTTAGGACCTGTTCAGGTCGGCAAAGGTCCACTTGATCAGTCGACTGCGGAGATTCAGCGCATCACCATCGGGCTCGATCCCCTGGCCACAGTGCAGCGACTCAGGCCTGTGTTGCAGGTGCGGGTCAGAGGAGCTCATCTCGAGCTTCGGCGCAATGACAAGGGTGCTTACTGGGTTCCAGGCCCCTTCCCAAAACAAGGCGACCCACCTCGCGTGGATCTGAAGGTGCGTTTCAGCAACCCTGCCAGGATCCGTATCGCTCCTGCGGGACTCAGTTTCACAGCTGCAGGTTGGAGCGGTATCCGTCTTGATGAGCACAGGGCTGATGGCGTCCTCAAGTTTGTGCTTCCAGAGAGGGGGCGCATCACCGTCAAGGCACGGGGGCGCTGGGTCCGCCCGGAGTTTGAGCTCACCACCCGACTGGAACGGATTCAGTTGGCTCGCTATCAGGGCCTGCTGCCGTCGAAGCTGCCCCTTCAGATGCGGGGGCAGCTCGGAGGCGACCTGCGCCTGGGCTGGAGTCGGGGACAAGCCAATTGCAGCGGGGGAGTGTCCCTGCAGAGAGCGGAGTTCAGCGGCCAGGCCATGGAGCACACGCTCGAGTCGCCACAGCTGCGCGTCAGTTGTCGTGGGGACGTGCTCAAAGTCACGAACAGTCGATGGACCTACGGGCCTTACAGGGCTTCACTTGGAGGCGGCGTGCGTCTCAATCGTTCCTTTGATCTGAAGGGGGCTCTGAAGGAACTGGATCAGAACCGCAATCTGGCTTTCCAGCTGAACGGCGACTGGTATCAACCGAAATTGCGCATCAATGGGATCTGGGCTTTGCCGGACACCATCCCGGTGGACGGACCTCTTCGACTTGGTGCTCAACTGAGTGCTGATTGGCGCGACTCCAAGAACTGGTCGGCAACACTGGATGGGCTTGATCTCAAAGCACCTGGTCTGGATGTGAAGGCCAAGGGTGCCTTGCACCCTCAGCTGAACGTTGCGACCCAGCGGCTTGATCTGGCGGGGCCCGCCTGGAAGCGCCTGCCTCTGGTCCCGTCTCTTCTCGGGACTGCAGCTCCCCTTAAAGGAGAGCTGAGATTGACCGGTGCATCATCCAAGCCGGAGCTGTCTCTCGCCATGGCTCAGGCCAACAATCCCTTGCTGCAGGCCTGGTCGCTGCAGGCTGGCTGGACTGCGCAATCGGGATTGCTGAAGCTTGAGCAGTTCCGCAGTCCTGATCTCACCGCCCGCGCCCGGATGCCGCTCAGCCTCGGTGCAGGTGGTCTGAAAACCGGGCTACTGGAGGCCGATCTGCGTCTTGAGTCCTACCCCCTGAAGCGGCTGGGACCTCTTCTGGGTACGGAAATGGATGGAACGATTGCGGCATCCGGCCGGGTGCAGGGCCCTCTTGATGCACTGCGGCCTGATCTGCGTCTTGCAGTGAATCATCCGCAGGCGGGTGCTGTGCGTCTGATGGAGGACTGGAGTGGAACCTTCCTCGGTCGCTCCGGTGGAGGCGGTGTGCTGTCGATGGCGTCGGTTGGAGCGGTCATTGCGGGATCACTTGAGGCTCGGCTAGGTGCGAACTGGCTTCCCAGCGAAGTGATGCTGCGCCGTCGCAAGGGGGATCTGCAGCTCAGAGGAACGCCGGCTGCTTACCAATGGACAGCCAATGACCTGACGGTCGATGGACTTGAACTGGCCCTTCCTCCCAGGCAACGCTGGGAAGGGGTGTATGGCCGCTTGAGTGGTGAGGGCACTCTTGGGCTGCAACCGCTCGCCATGACAGGCGATCTGAGCATCAAACGTCCTGGAATCATGGGGCTGCAGCTTCAGCAGATTCTGCTCACCGGCCGTTATTCGGATCGTCGTTACGCGATCACGGGCGAGCTGCTGCCACCGGATACGGGCCAGATCACAGTGGATGCCGAAGGACGGTTTGATGGTCCTTTCAAGGGTGAGGCCGTGGCGAGGGGACTGAGCGCTCGCTGGCTCAGCAACAGTGCCCTAAGCCTGCCCAGGCTCAATCAGGATGCGCCTTTGGAGCAGGGCTCAGCGGCAGATCTGGGCACGCTGCTGGTGAATACATTCGGCGGCATTCTGGACGGGCAACTTCAGGCCTTGCGTGACGCCCGGAAAGCCCTGCTGCAGGCACGGCAGGAGAACCGTGACCGTGAACCCTTCCGGCTTGAGGATCTCCGCGGTCAGGTGGATGCAGTGATCGATCTGACCGGTCCTCGGATCAGTCGTCTCAACCTTGATCTCAATGCCCGGGGGCACCTCTGGATCGAAGGTGATGATGCGGATTACGCCTTGCAAGTGAAACCCTTCACCGCACGGATAGAAGGTCCACTTCAGGGAGGAGAGGGGCAGTTCTCCTTTGCCCATCTGCCCTTCAGCCTCCTGGCACTGGTTGCACCCGTTCCGAGGTCACTGATGGGAGCACTTGGCATGAGCGGCACTTATCGACTCGATGGCTCCAAGGCAGCGATTAGCAGTGAGTTGGTGCTCGAAGATGCGCGCCTCGGCCCCAACCCGATTGCGCTCAAACGCGGCCAGGTGCTGCTGAGTGATCAGGCTCTCAAGCTCGACCTTGCTCTTGTTTCCGAAACCTCCACAGAGCCAGTGACCGTTACCGGGAGGATTCCCTTTGCGGCTGATCAGCCACTCGATGTCCGGATCGTGAGTCTTGGCGATGGCCTGAAGTTCCTGACAGGACTCACCAATGACACCGTGTCTTGGGAGAAGGGTGACGCGGATCTTCGCCTGTTGCTCGGTGGCACTCTGCGAGCGCCGAAGGCCAATGGCTACATCGTGATCAAGGAGGCTGCGTTCAAGGCTCAGGGCCAGAGCCTTGCCAAAGTCAATGGCTCCATGGTCTTCGACTTCGACCGCTTGGAAGTGCAGTCGCTGAAGGGTCGCTTCGGCTCTGGTGGTCAGCTCGAGGGAAGTGGTGCCTTAGCGCTTCTGCGCCCCAATCCTGAGCCCAAGCCCCTGCGAATCCAGCTCGAAAAGGCTCGCCTGAAGCTTCCCAATGCTGATGTGAACGTTGGCGCTGACCTGATGATTACCGGAGCTGTGGTGAATCCACAGATCGGCGGAATTCTCGAGGTCAGTGATGGAGCGATTCGGCCGGGTCGCTCTGTGCTCTCCCGCGTCAGGAATCCACTGGCTCAGAAAACAGACTCCACAAAGGCGTTTTCCACCGAGGCCGCTTCCGTTGATGAACTCCTGGAGGAAAAGTGGGACTTCAAAGAGCCACTGGTTCTCCGGGGTGCTGATGTTGAGGCGGAGACGAGCCGCTCGATCAAGGCGTCTTTGCCCAAGCTGCCCTTCATCGGATTCCGCGACCTGCGCGTCACGCTCGGTCCCAAGCTGAGAGTTGAGATGCAACCGTGGTACAACTTCACCACAGCGGGGCTTCTCAACCTCAACGGGGCTCTGGATCCCAGCCTGGAACTGCGGGGAGTTGTTCAACTGCTGTCCGGTCGGGTGACCATGTTCACCACGACTTTCAACCTTGATCGTGCTGCCCCAAATGTCGCGGTCTTCACCCCTTCGCTCGGGCTGATCCCCTACGTGGATATCGCCATGGTCACGCGGGTCTCCGACAACGTGACCATCAACGACGACGACAACGCCTTCTCCAAATCCATATTCGATACCAACGGTCTTGGCAATCTCGGTGCCGGAGGAGAGCTCCGCCTCATCAAGGTGATGCTCTCGGCCAGCGGACCGGCCGACCGTCTGTCTCAGAGCATTCGTCTGCGCAGCACACCATCTCTTCCCCAGCCGCAGCTGCTGGCTCTGATCGGCGGCAACTCACTGGCTGGTCTATCGGGAGCTGGCGCCGGTGCCGCTCTGGCCGCTGTTCTGGGGCAGTCGCTGTTGTCTCCGGTCCTCGGGACGCTCTCGGATTCGTTCAGCCAGAGGCTGCAGTTTGCCCTCTATCCGACCTACGTCTCCACCATTGTTCAGAATGAAAAGGATCGTGTTTCTGGACAGGTCCCCCCCCAGCTCGCCCTCGTGACCGAAGTGGGTGTTGCCATCACTGAACGCTTCGACTTCTCGGTGCTGGCTGCTCCCAATCGCAACGACATCCCGTCGCAGGGGACCGTGACCTATCAGATCAATCCGAACTTGAGTCTGTCCGGATCGGTTGATAGTCAGGGCACCTGGCAGAGCCAGCTGCAGCTGTTCATGCGGTTTTGA
- a CDS encoding ROK family protein — protein MAQSSADRCVLGVDLGGTAIKLGLFSLEGDLLADHQRPTPQPATPGSVCVEIVDAIGSLDPHGLASVVGIGLPGPMDAQARVARVCINLPGWEEVPLAAWLEPRLQRRVTLANDGNCALVGEAWKGAAVGCSDVVLLTLGTGVGGGVMLGGQLFTGHNGAAAEPGLITLFPDGPECNSGNRGSLEQFASIAGLKRLSGTEPSSLAMAASSGDAQARAHWERYGQLLGTGISSLVYLFTPQLVLVGGGLAGASEHFLPAVRHEVATRVQAVSREGLQIKACALGNGAGRLGAARLAIQRLLPSASPQAG, from the coding sequence ATGGCTCAATCGAGTGCTGATCGGTGCGTTCTGGGTGTGGATCTCGGTGGAACCGCGATCAAGCTCGGTCTGTTCAGCCTTGAAGGGGATTTACTGGCGGACCACCAGCGTCCAACGCCTCAACCCGCCACACCTGGATCAGTTTGTGTGGAGATCGTTGACGCGATCGGAAGCCTCGATCCCCATGGCCTGGCTTCGGTAGTCGGGATTGGCTTGCCGGGTCCGATGGATGCCCAAGCGCGGGTTGCCCGCGTCTGCATCAATCTGCCCGGTTGGGAGGAGGTTCCACTGGCTGCGTGGCTTGAACCACGCCTGCAGCGAAGGGTCACCCTCGCCAATGACGGGAACTGCGCTCTCGTGGGTGAGGCCTGGAAAGGCGCGGCCGTGGGCTGCAGTGATGTGGTGTTGCTGACTCTTGGAACCGGTGTTGGCGGAGGGGTGATGCTCGGTGGCCAGTTATTCACAGGTCACAACGGAGCCGCCGCGGAACCGGGGCTGATCACGCTGTTTCCTGATGGACCTGAGTGCAACAGCGGCAACAGGGGGTCGCTGGAGCAGTTTGCGAGCATCGCCGGCTTGAAGCGGCTGAGTGGCACTGAGCCGTCCTCACTGGCCATGGCTGCATCCAGTGGGGATGCTCAGGCCAGGGCGCACTGGGAGCGCTACGGCCAGCTTCTCGGCACAGGCATCAGCTCGCTCGTTTACCTTTTCACGCCGCAGCTGGTGCTGGTTGGGGGGGGACTGGCTGGGGCCAGTGAGCATTTCCTGCCTGCGGTGCGTCATGAGGTGGCTACCCGTGTTCAGGCGGTGAGTCGCGAGGGCCTACAGATCAAGGCGTGTGCACTAGGCAATGGCGCGGGGCGTCTGGGCGCTGCACGCCTGGCGATTCAGCGGCTGTTGCCTTCAGCGTCTCCCCAGGCGGGATGA